One Lentibacillus cibarius DNA window includes the following coding sequences:
- a CDS encoding alpha/beta fold hydrolase: MYATINGTKLYFDVNGVETEVKNGTIQHKPIIFVIHGGPGGTHFSFKPHLDHLTNHAQLVYVDQRGCGYSEEGDPETYTLENNVEDIEALRKYLGLAKIWILGHSYGGMVAMSYALKYQENLQGLLLIATSPSYRFMEKAKQYVEENGNDDQKFYANKLWEGNFQSEEELQTYYDVMDPLYSVASQNKESKPKVKAKRSYKALNKGFGEFLRQFDVVENLRDIWVPVLIIAGKHDWITPVSENRIIHENIPGSSFCVLDNSSHSVFVDERDECLALIENFLADHK; this comes from the coding sequence TTGTACGCAACTATAAATGGAACAAAGCTCTATTTTGATGTGAATGGTGTGGAAACGGAAGTGAAGAACGGTACTATTCAACATAAACCGATTATCTTTGTAATTCATGGTGGGCCGGGTGGCACCCATTTTAGCTTTAAGCCTCATCTTGATCATTTAACGAATCATGCACAGCTGGTGTATGTTGATCAGCGAGGATGCGGATATTCGGAGGAAGGTGACCCGGAAACATATACCTTGGAAAACAATGTGGAGGATATTGAAGCCTTACGAAAATATTTAGGATTGGCGAAGATATGGATCTTGGGGCATTCTTATGGTGGAATGGTTGCAATGAGTTATGCACTCAAGTATCAAGAGAATCTACAAGGACTATTGCTGATAGCTACTTCACCGTCCTATCGTTTTATGGAGAAAGCTAAGCAATATGTTGAAGAAAACGGAAACGACGACCAGAAATTTTATGCAAATAAGTTATGGGAAGGGAACTTTCAGTCAGAAGAAGAATTACAGACATATTATGACGTGATGGACCCGCTATATTCTGTTGCTTCCCAAAATAAGGAATCTAAGCCAAAAGTGAAAGCAAAACGTTCCTATAAAGCACTGAATAAAGGGTTTGGAGAATTTCTTAGGCAATTTGATGTTGTGGAAAATTTGCGCGATATTTGGGTTCCGGTATTAATCATTGCAGGAAAGCATGACTGGATCACGCCGGTCAGTGAGAATCGTATCATTCATGAAAACATTCCGGGAAGCTCGTTCTGTGTATTGGATAACAGTAGCCATAGTGTGTTTGTTGATGAACGGGATGAATGTCTGGCATTGATAGAAAATTTTCTGGCTGATCACAAATGA
- the solA gene encoding N-methyl-L-tryptophan oxidase — MEGKYSVVIVGAGSVGMAAGYYLAKNGMDVLLIDANSPPHDKGSHHGETRLIRHATGEGAEYVNLALKAQDNWHELEKESGKTLFIPTGTLMVGENDTPFIQQTIKSAEEHGLELEEFSSKDVMRRWPGFDLPDHFTGYYERSSGALLNEQCIGAYRQELLKYNAEIVENTKVNTLESHENGVGVNTTKGMFYGDQVIIAVGAWIGELLSSLKLSIQTVRKTLGWFGTEGTLYKYPFLPSFYFSYEGHKYYGFPDITGSGVKIGRNDSERDIVPDLLEQDFGKYDNDQGDLNKFIKRFLPGLSGQFNYGRTCMISKTPDKDFIIDRHPENNHVLVAGGFSGHGFKYASILGEIISEMIIDGKSKHPLPDKFSITRENIRNEKIVRY, encoded by the coding sequence ATGGAAGGTAAGTATAGTGTCGTGATTGTGGGTGCTGGTTCAGTTGGAATGGCGGCTGGTTACTACTTAGCAAAGAACGGTATGGATGTTTTGTTGATTGACGCCAATAGTCCCCCTCATGACAAGGGTAGTCATCATGGGGAGACAAGATTGATCCGTCATGCCACTGGGGAAGGTGCCGAATATGTAAATCTAGCATTAAAAGCACAGGACAACTGGCACGAATTAGAAAAAGAATCGGGAAAAACATTGTTTATTCCCACCGGAACTTTAATGGTAGGTGAAAATGATACCCCATTTATACAACAAACAATAAAAAGTGCTGAAGAACACGGGTTGGAATTGGAGGAATTTAGTTCAAAAGACGTAATGAGACGTTGGCCTGGTTTTGATTTACCTGATCATTTCACGGGTTATTATGAGCGTTCATCTGGTGCCCTTTTAAATGAACAGTGCATTGGAGCTTATAGGCAAGAATTATTAAAATATAACGCAGAAATAGTAGAAAATACGAAAGTCAATACACTGGAATCCCATGAAAATGGTGTTGGTGTAAACACCACTAAAGGAATGTTTTATGGAGATCAAGTGATTATTGCTGTAGGTGCCTGGATTGGAGAACTATTATCATCCTTAAAACTATCAATCCAAACTGTACGAAAGACACTAGGATGGTTTGGTACAGAGGGAACCCTATATAAGTATCCTTTCCTTCCAAGTTTTTATTTTAGCTACGAAGGTCACAAATATTATGGATTCCCGGATATCACTGGTAGTGGTGTGAAAATAGGGCGGAACGATTCAGAAAGGGATATTGTGCCAGATTTACTAGAACAGGATTTTGGTAAATACGATAATGATCAAGGGGATTTAAATAAGTTTATCAAAAGGTTTCTGCCAGGTCTTTCAGGCCAATTCAATTATGGAAGAACTTGTATGATCTCTAAAACGCCAGACAAAGATTTTATCATTGATCGTCATCCGGAAAATAATCATGTTTTAGTTGCTGGCGGTTTTTCCGGACATGGATTTAAGTATGCCAGTATTCTCGGAGAAATAATTAGTGAAATGATTATTGATGGGAAGTCTAAACACCCATTACCTGATAAATTTTCTATTACCAGGGAAAATATAAGAAATGAGAAGATAGTGAGATACTAA
- the nhaC gene encoding Na+/H+ antiporter NhaC: MEKREPTFIESILALSFMVIFVFGGFFLFNLDVALMLVASAACAGLLAKRLGYTWNDLEKAIGERLMRATPAILIIWTIGIVIATFIFSGSIPMLIFYGMQIIQPEYIFVTSFVICIIFSTLIGSSWGSGGTAGVALISIAAGLGAPLDITAAAIICGAIFGDKMSPLSETTNLASLTSGVNIYEHIKSMMWTTLPATIISFIVFFIAGKSVNFSTQNVATNDLGLVNDLGSIYSWNLLLLVPFVIILLGAILKQPPVPVMLTACLVALIIGVTYQGFSLQDGVSAASDGFEVSMISGVNPDQLSSDTLSLLNRGGFVSMLGVIIIIYCGYAYTSVISEAGFFKRALHPLTNRVRKRGPLVVMTLLSQSLLFMFSGTSYIGFLMVPEMFKKSFLKVGMAAKTLSRSLEDAGTVIGPLVPWSSAGVFFSSTLGVSIYGSSGYAIWSVLCYVTPVIAIILAYTGIGVYKMSKEEKEEALNQYELNKTS, translated from the coding sequence ATGGAAAAAAGAGAACCAACATTTATCGAATCGATACTTGCGCTTTCTTTTATGGTCATTTTTGTTTTTGGTGGGTTTTTCCTTTTTAACCTTGATGTCGCTCTTATGTTAGTCGCATCTGCTGCCTGTGCGGGCTTATTAGCTAAAAGACTGGGATATACATGGAATGATTTAGAAAAGGCTATAGGTGAGCGTCTTATGCGGGCAACACCTGCCATTTTAATTATCTGGACAATTGGAATTGTAATAGCCACATTCATTTTTAGCGGCTCAATCCCTATGTTGATTTTTTATGGAATGCAAATTATTCAGCCTGAATACATTTTCGTAACATCCTTTGTTATTTGTATCATTTTTTCAACTTTAATAGGAAGTTCTTGGGGATCAGGCGGGACAGCAGGTGTAGCATTAATAAGTATAGCAGCTGGGCTAGGAGCACCGTTGGATATAACGGCAGCAGCTATTATTTGTGGGGCAATTTTCGGTGACAAAATGTCCCCTTTATCGGAGACAACGAATTTAGCTTCATTAACCAGTGGCGTAAATATTTATGAACATATTAAATCCATGATGTGGACCACTTTGCCTGCCACAATTATTTCCTTTATCGTTTTTTTTATTGCAGGAAAGAGCGTGAACTTTTCAACTCAAAATGTAGCTACTAATGATTTAGGTCTCGTAAATGACTTGGGGAGTATTTATTCCTGGAACCTTTTATTATTGGTTCCATTTGTCATTATTCTATTGGGAGCAATATTGAAACAGCCCCCTGTCCCCGTTATGCTTACGGCTTGCCTTGTCGCGTTGATCATTGGTGTAACCTATCAAGGTTTTTCATTACAAGATGGAGTAAGTGCGGCCTCAGATGGTTTTGAAGTTAGTATGATTTCTGGTGTAAATCCAGATCAATTATCTTCAGACACACTTTCGTTGCTCAATCGTGGAGGATTTGTATCGATGTTAGGCGTAATCATTATTATATATTGTGGTTACGCGTATACATCTGTTATAAGTGAGGCTGGCTTCTTTAAAAGGGCTTTACACCCGTTAACCAATAGGGTACGGAAACGCGGTCCTTTAGTGGTAATGACGCTGTTGTCACAATCATTATTGTTTATGTTTTCGGGGACTTCATACATTGGATTTCTCATGGTTCCGGAAATGTTCAAAAAGTCCTTTTTAAAAGTTGGAATGGCCGCAAAAACACTTTCAAGAAGTTTAGAGGATGCTGGTACGGTGATTGGTCCCCTAGTGCCTTGGAGTTCAGCAGGTGTATTTTTTTCGAGCACATTAGGTGTTTCCATCTATGGAAGCAGCGGTTATGCGATATGGAGTGTCCTATGTTATGTCACACCTGTGATTGCCATAATTCTGGCTTATACGGGAATTGGTGTCTATAAAATGAGTAAAGAAGAGAAGGAAGAAGCTTTAAATCAATATGAATTGAATAAAACGTCTTAG
- the solA gene encoding N-methyl-L-tryptophan oxidase — protein sequence MNKNYSVIIIGAGSVGMAAGYYLSKKGVDTLLIDAFDPPHRKGSHHGETRMIRHGSHISSKGGQHFVPLVQRAQELWLQLEKESEDRLFIPTGNLTVSEADSSFMKGIVEEGKKYSPLEILNADEIKKNWPGFTIPEHFKGCFEPLSGVLLNEKCVYAYKELRIKNKAALLTNTNVKSIDFFNQGVTVNTEEGSYHADKVLVCAGAWTGKILSSLDLPLNPVRKTFAWFEADDLSLQYPQLPSFYFHVENQIYYGFPNINGSGVKLGRSDSEKRIEPDFMRQDFGKYASDEGDLRNFLDRFLPQASGKLKKGKACLATNAPDKQFIVDQHPEYPHVYISGGYSGRGFQISSVLGEILSQLITEGSTTHDISAFSLLDRRLG from the coding sequence ATGAACAAAAATTACAGTGTCATCATCATTGGAGCTGGATCGGTAGGAATGGCGGCAGGGTATTATTTATCTAAGAAAGGTGTAGATACCCTTCTGATTGATGCGTTTGATCCACCACACCGGAAAGGAAGTCATCATGGAGAAACAAGAATGATCCGTCATGGCTCTCATATTTCTTCAAAAGGAGGCCAACATTTTGTTCCGCTTGTTCAAAGGGCACAAGAACTGTGGCTTCAACTTGAAAAGGAGTCGGAAGACAGGTTATTCATTCCAACAGGAAATTTAACAGTAAGTGAAGCTGATTCCTCCTTTATGAAAGGAATTGTGGAAGAAGGGAAAAAGTATTCTCCATTAGAGATATTAAATGCAGATGAAATCAAGAAAAATTGGCCGGGATTTACCATTCCGGAGCATTTTAAGGGGTGTTTTGAACCCTTATCTGGTGTGCTTCTTAATGAAAAATGTGTATATGCTTATAAGGAACTCAGGATAAAAAATAAGGCTGCATTGCTAACCAATACGAATGTTAAGTCCATCGATTTTTTTAATCAGGGGGTCACTGTAAATACGGAAGAAGGTTCGTATCATGCTGATAAAGTGCTTGTTTGTGCGGGCGCCTGGACTGGAAAAATCCTATCTTCCTTAGATTTACCTTTGAACCCGGTACGAAAAACTTTTGCTTGGTTCGAAGCCGACGATCTTTCTTTGCAATATCCACAACTGCCGAGTTTTTACTTTCATGTCGAAAACCAAATCTATTACGGCTTTCCGAATATTAATGGGAGTGGGGTTAAGCTCGGAAGGTCAGATTCGGAAAAGCGCATTGAACCTGATTTTATGAGACAAGATTTCGGAAAATACGCTAGTGATGAGGGAGATTTAAGAAACTTTCTGGATAGATTTTTACCACAAGCGTCAGGAAAGTTAAAAAAGGGCAAAGCCTGTTTGGCAACCAATGCCCCTGATAAGCAATTTATTGTTGATCAACATCCTGAATATCCTCATGTTTATATTTCAGGTGGCTATTCCGGGAGAGGTTTTCAGATTAGTAGTGTTCTAGGAGAAATACTAAGTCAATTAATAACTGAGGGAAGTACAACCCATGACATTTCTGCTTTTTCTTTATTGGATAGAAGGTTGGGTTGA